The following are encoded together in the Anopheles nili chromosome 3, idAnoNiliSN_F5_01, whole genome shotgun sequence genome:
- the LOC128726225 gene encoding GTP-binding protein Rit2 codes for MAGDFSGCTARKKNRAQSIEYNPVKTDGSGENSKQPTNPLTTRSGLRVYKIVILGDGGVGKSAVTLQFVSHSFLDYHDPTIEDSYQQQAVIDGEAALLDILDTAGQVEFTAMRDQYMRCGEGFIICYSVTDRHSFQEASEYRKLIARVRLTEDIPLVLVANKLDLQSQRKVSTEEGKTLAKQFGCPFYETSAALRHYIDEAFFSLVREIRRKEEQRALNGGSSSEKIHPRRRSRWWRLRSIFALVFRRRRNVTGINQ; via the exons ATGGCGGGAGACTTCTCGGGCTGTAcggcgcgaaagaaaaaccgggcGCAATCCATCGAGTACAACCCGGTGAAAACAGACGGTAGTGGCGAAAATTCGAAGCAACCCACAAACCCACTCACCACCCGGAGCGGACTGCGTGTGTATAAGATCGTCATTCTCGGCGACGGTGGCGTTGGCAAATCCG CCGTTACGCTTCAGTTCGTGAGCCACAGCTTCCTGGACTATCATGATCCGACGATCGAGGATTCGTACCAGCAGCAGGCCGTTATCGATGGGGAGGCAGCGCTACTGGACATCCTGGATACGGCCGGGCAGGTCGAATTCACCGCCATGCGTGACCAGTACATGCGGTGCGGAGAAGGCTTTATCATATGCTACTCGGTTACGGATCGGCACAGCTTTCAGGAGGCGTCTGAGTACCGGAAACTGATTGCTCGCGTACGCCTCACGGAGGACATCCCGCTTGTGCTGGTGGCGAATAAGCTCGATCTGCAGTCCCAGCGGAAGGTATCGACGGAGGAAGGGAAAACCCTTGCCAAGCAGTTTGGTTGTCCGTTTTATGAAACCTCGGCCGCGTTGAGACATTACATcgatgaagcgtttttttcaCTGGTGCGTGAAATACGCCGAAAGGAGGAACAACGG GCGTTGAATGGTGGTTCCAGCTCGGAAAAGATCCACCCACGGCGGCGTAGCCGTTGGTGGCGCTTGCGGTCAATATTTGCCCTCGTCTTTAGACGCCGACGCAATGTCACCGGAATCAATCAATAA
- the LOC128724458 gene encoding adenosine deaminase-like protein, whose protein sequence is MNFFRSLPKIELHAHLNGSLSNGTLAELRELKYGKEQPPTGADDCFYKILNGETLSLEECFQKFQYAHDLTDHQKGLERATQRVIEDFAKDNVIYLELRTTPKATVQMTKREYLSTVLDVLKKSPEVQPGIVVKLLPSIDRSKGFLEAMENVDLAIELSALYPNLMVGFDLSGKPFGTKFSTFVPALQKARDHGFPLALHCGEFDNNDEVMEMFALGVDRIGHGTFIEGELLTFARNKLIPFECCLTSNVKCKTVPSYNEHHFVKLLRMQQPVCICTDDSGVFETSLSQELEICAKTFNISLLTMAMLQKSTIKYSFASTEEKEELTRRIDLFIEKM, encoded by the exons atgaattttttccGATCATTACCAAAAATT GAGCTGCATGCTCATCTTAATGGCTCACTCAGTAACGGCACCCTGGCGGAGCTACGGGAACTCAAGTATGGCAAAGAGCAGCCCCCCACTGGCGCGGACGATTGTTTTTACAAGATTTTAAATGGCGAAACCCTCTCGCTAGAAGA ATGTTTTCAAAAGTTTCAATATGCGCACGATTTGACTGATCACCAGAAGGGTCTGGAACGAGCGACCCAGCGGGTTATCGAAGATTTCGCTAAAGATAACGTGATCTATCTAGAACTACGGacaacgccaaaagcgaccgTTCAAATGACGAAACGTGAATACCTTTCAACAGTGCTGGACGTGCTCAA AAAATCACCCGAAGTTCAACCGGGCATAGTCGTGAAGCTTCTGCCCTCGATTGACCGATCGAAGGGCTTTCTCGAAGCGATGGAGAACGTTGATCTCGCGATCGAATTGAGTGCGCTTTATCCGAACCTTATGGTAGGGTTCGATTTGAGCGGTAAACCGTTCGGCACAAAGTTCTCGACATTCGTTCCCGCACTGCAGAAAGCGCGTGATCATGGCTTTCCGTTGGCCCTGCACTGCGGTGAGTTCGATAATAACGATGAGGTAATGGAAATGTTTGCTCTCGGAGTGGACCGCATCGGCCACGGAACGTTTATCGAAG GTGAACTGCTTACTTTCGCGCGCAACAAACTTATTCCGTTCGAGTGCTGCCTCACAAGTAACgtgaaatgtaaaaccgttccCTCGTACAACGAGCATCACTTCGTCAAACTGCTCCGAATGCAACAGCCCGTCTGTATTTGC ACGGACGATTCCGGTGTGTTCGAAACTAGTCTCTCGCAGGAGCTAGAAATTTGTGCCAAAACCTTCAACATATCTCTGCTCACTATGGCCATGCTCCAGAAAAGTACGATCAAATATTCGTTTGCCAGCACCGAGGAGAAAGAGGAGCTAACCAGAAGGATCGATCTATTCATTGAAAAGATGTGA